From the genome of Solanum lycopersicum chromosome 7, SLM_r2.1:
CTGGCTGATTCACCATGCGTTTCATGTCAGTTGCCAAACTGAATAATGCATTGTACTTTAAGACCATCTGATATCTTGGGATATGGAAATAAGGATACAATTAAGCACTAACTTTTGTAAGGTAAAAATTCGAGCTAACATGGATGAATGAGAACCAAAATTGTCTATGATAAGAAATGGGCCTTGGGCACAACCTCATAATCTAGCTCATGAGATGAGGACTGCCTAGGGCTATAAGGAGACAACAATCAGTTTCCAACATGAATTTGGGCACTTAACAAGCCCCTACGCCATGATTGGACGTTTGGATCATGGACAACACTATGTGAGAGTCCAACATTGAGTAAACAAGAATAGGAACAAGTCTAGGTTTGATATCATGACAAGAAATGGTCTTAGCTCTAAACTCAAATGTAAAAGATAGCTCATGCGTTGTGGAGATTATCCAAACCATATAAGGAGACAACAACCCATTTCCTCCACCAACGCAAGACACTTAACACACTGTATATTCATTCTCAGGTAAATGATTGGTAAAACATTATTAGACTTGGCATGCACCATATGGTAATTTCCAATTTTTCTGCATGTACTTGAAAAAAGTTTAGTAAAATGttctaatataattttaagaatCTCAGTACGTAGGACATATGTATCATTTGACTAGCATTTCAACATTCTGCATTAAAGGTACTTTTGTTCTTATGCATAAATTTAAAGGAGAAGTTTTATATTGCTAACTTAACCTACTCTCTTTTTCTTGCCTTTTTGTTGGTACCAGATCAATGTATACAATTTTCTAAAGAGTAATGCCTATCTTATTTGTGAAATATGACTAGGGACCAAATCATTCTTCAGTTACAGCTTGTGCCACTGGAGCTCATTCAATTGGTGATGCTGCCAGGATGATTCAGTTTGGAGATACAAATGTGATGGTTGCAGGGGGGACAGAAGCCAGCATTGATGCTTTATCTATTGCTGGATTCTGTAGGTACACCTAAATTGCCTACTtagattatgaattttatgaCTCTCGTTTTAAAACCTTAACACCTTAGCTTTGTGTGTTATCTATCTTTCTGACAATTGACTTTTCTGATTTAGGTTAAGGGCGTTGAGTACCAAGTATAATTCAAAACCCCATGAAGCCTCCAGGCCATTTGATTGTGGCCGTGATGGATTTGTGTAAGTAATATTTGTACTTATAAGAAGGTTGCATATCATATATATCTGTGCTGATTATATATTCATCTTCGTATTTCATCCTCATTTTGAAGTGCAGGATAGGTGAGGGGTCTGGTGTCATGGTATTAGAGGTGAGTTgggattttctttttaaaaaaattgtatgttgTTGAGGTTGTATATTATGGGGAGAGGGGGTTTATCCCCTTAACATAGAGAGATTGGGGTGCCTTGTCCTAATCTTGTAGCCATGAAAAAACCtccttgaatatttaatttgatccTTTAATCGAGATAGTTTTAGTAACATTTCATTTTCCCATTTCCTCTTTCTGCTTACTTTTGTTTCTGGTTAGCATCAGTTGAACTTTTCTTTCATGTTAAATGTGGTATAATGTCCCAAGGAATTGGAGCATGCAAGAAAGCGAGGAGCTAAGATATACGCAGAGCTACGTGGCTATGGAACATCAGGTATAGTTTGGTTATGTTTGTAAAACTATTACACTTGAGCCTAACTCAACCCTAAAAGCTAGCTCATTAGGTGAGGATTGcccaagtccatataaggagaccACCAGTCCATTCCCAACCAATGTGGGACTGTTAACCCACTCTAACAATGTTACCTGTAAAGCTGATTTCCTTTTCGTTCGTCCCTTTATTATGCCTGTGCTTGTAATTTTTATAACTCCTGTTTCATTTTGCTTAGGTGATGCACATCATATTACACAGCCACATATTGGTGGAAGAGGTGCAGTTTTGGCTATGACTCGTGCTTTGAAACAGGTAATGTTAATTGTGATTTGTGATCTTTGTCATTGCCTTAGTTTTGGTTGTAGGTCCCACTAAATTATATGAAAACGCATATTTAAAATCAGGGTAAATTACATTGAACTGCCTTCAAGGTTGACTTTGCATAAATTACGATCTTGGTACCGGTAGGCAATGTTTTAACCACTTTCTCCTGCCCATTATAATAAAAGATTATGACAATCGAGTCCTTGAATAATAGCTtcctttctctcttctttcttagCTCTTTCATATTAGACTATAACCATTCAGTTTGCCGATACCAATTTCCTAGCTGTCCATTTGTTTTCGTACAGGATCGTGGTTGCTCCCATTGTACATGGATTGTAGTGAAATTCTATTGCATGGAATAAACAAGGCTCCTTTCTGTCCTGCATCAATATGTACATAACCAAAACATTTTGTAGACGagaaaagaagttaaaatagCCGATCTGTTAGCTGCTACAATAACATATACATGTTAAGATTAACACCGTCAAATCTGTGTTTAGTTGAAACTGTTTCACGTGAATTCTAACTGAGCGAGTAACTATCAGCCTTCAGCTTTCTGCTGCATGAGAAAATTTTGGGCCCAAAATGCagttagaaaaataaaagaaagcaaGTAATCGTTATAATTGTATATTTGGTTGGTTTACCAACTAGTTAATGATTAACTTAAATAGACATGAAGTTCTTGTAAAGCATTTTTCTGATCAGAAATAAAATTTCCTGGTAAAGCATTACTTCCATTCTTTCTGTTGTCTAGTTGCTTgagcattttttttttttggattcaaGTTGTAATGGAGTTATAGAACTCAAAAATGTTTTGTGATATGAACATTCTTGACCTATCAATTTCTGAAACTTCTAGCATGGATCTGGTTGAAACTTTTGAATGTCGTGTACAGTTTCAGAATGTAGAGCAAGACTCATCTTTAATCTATTATTCATGCTACTTAGAGCAGAGATCCTTCTAGCCTTCTAAACAGAGAATGAAGattgtgatattatttttaatttgtaaacGTTTCCTTTTTCCTCTTTTGTCATTGGCAGTCTGGTCTTCATCCTAGTCAAGTGGATTATATAAATGCTCACGCAACATCTACACCCCTTGGTAATCATTTTTCAATTGTCAATGTGCTCTGTAatgattttaaacttttttcacTCTATGGCAAACAGAGTTGACGTTTTTGTATGTGTTACTGAAATACCTTGCTCAGGTGATGCAGCAGAAGCAAATGCAATAAAATGTGTATTCTCTGATCATGCTACATCAGGGGCCCTGTCCGTATCCTCTACAAAGGTAATCAAAATAGGGGTTGTCAACCAAGTTCAGTCTCTATTAGATTGGTGTAGAATCAGTAAGTACTGAGTCTCCCAAGAACCAAAGTTGAAGGAGAGTTTTGTTCTGTTGGTGACCTCATGTCATGTCTTTTCTGCATAAGAGTAATAGAAGATTTAGAATTCTTAATGTGCTTTCAGCAAACCATCTTAGTTGCacggactcttcacttttgatgccgCACCCGTctcggattctccaaaaatacactacttttggcAAATCCAACACGCACCCGTTGGAacttttgaagagtccgagcaacagaGCAAACCATCACATTGTTGGATTATTTCTACATTACTGTGATTATTAGTGGATTCTTAGCATGTCATCTGCAATACCCCTTTTTCTAATTTATAGTACGTTCTCTGCAATTTCCCCTTTCTTATTGAACTTTGCTGATTTTTTCACCAACACAGGGTGCTACTGGTCATCTCCTTGGAGCCGCTGGAGCTGTTGAAGCAATTTTTACTGTCTTGGCAATACACCACGTAagaatatttcatttatattacaGAAGATTTCCCAGATGATTCTTTATATTTGATGATGAATACTTCGTGCTCGTTGTTTTCTCTTGGTGTGCCACATggtgaatattattttgtttctgAAGATAATCCCATTAAGATATTTTGTATCTGACCTCACATTAGTAGCCTGTGCAAAATCTATATTTCTGCTGGATAATTTGAGGCAATTTTGTTGCTCTCGGtattatatagaatatgaaaCTGATGGGATTATGATGGAGAAAGGTATATAGACTGACTGTAAAATGAGCGGACAGCTTGAGTCGGGGAGTGTTCAATGTATCGATAGTAGCGTCTTTTGGCTCTATGCATGGGTGCTCCCATCTTAAACACGTGTTACTATAAATCCTTCACCAGGGGTTGAGGGTCTCTTTATCTTGACAGAATGGGGTGGCCGGGTGGGTAGTCGCAATTTCCATGATGGTATTATTGAAATCTTAGAGGGGTGTGAGAGAGAAGACAATATATAATACAATCTAATAAAATTACATTGATAATTGAGCGGTTGAGTAGCACTTTAgctaacataaatttaatatcaagaaaataatatgaaGTCTATAATAAAAGCTAGAATTCTAAAAAGTTGTCAAAGATGTCACATCCTTTTTCATCggattaatttatatatagaaCAGAGACGCCACTAATCTACTGAATTTCCAAGAGTTAGCAAATGCTAAAAGCCTAAAACTCTTCTAGGACCCAAACTGGAGCAGAAGAACAAAACTAGAATCAAGAAAACCTCATAActctctttgttttttctttctctcctgTTCTTCCTGTTTCTGTGTGTCACTGcgttgttcatttttttttatattgatttgtgTTTTGTGAATTGAATGTATGTGCTGCCACAGAAAGTGGGGAATAGGAGTCAGGTGTGGTTGAGAGACATGAGGGAGTTGTAGGTTACCCcttttttgatttttcctttttttctgcctttagtttatttttggtCGCAGGATGTGATTTTTTTGGTATTAAATCGTAAATTTGGGTGGATTTTTAGCTGAAAGATTCATTTAGAGGACAAAAGTTGCAGTTAAGTTGGATATAATAAAGGTCAAGGCTGTAGATACATGCATTATCTATTGCCAACATTATGCTTTTTTCTAGACTTAATGAGGTTGCGGCAAAATCTTCTGTTTCATGAATGGGCTACTCACcacattgatttttatttgcaGGGTGTCGCGCCTTTGACACTGAACCTTTCTGAACCAGATCCAGTATTCAATGGTGGTTTCATGCCCTTGACTGCTTCAAAGGAGATGACCATTAAATCTGGTTTATCAAACTCATTTGGATTTGGAGGAACGAATTCTTGCTTGCTTTTTACTTCAACCAATTGAACACTGAAATTCAGCTGGAACAAGAGTTTTATTAGGCATTAGACTATAGTTAGCCAGGCGAGGCAAACAAAAGCCCTCCGCCCATCTCAATAATCAAATACAAGAGGAAGCAAGTGGAAGGAGATCGGAGGTTTGAGGCTGCTATAATACGCTTAAAATAAGCGTTTTTAGCCAACTCTTCTCTTGCCTTGAAACTCCAGTTTCCTTCTGATTTCTTtaattcattatcattattgtaGTTCTATTGTTTTTTCCCCTTAGATGTGTCCCGAGAACAAGTAGAAAATGCGGAGGACTTCTAATGCCAGAGAGCATAAGTTTTTCCACAAATATTTGATTGAGTTGTTGACATTGATGGTATGGATTCTTGTAATCGATTACAACTATATTGGCACTGTGGTGTAATTGTTATTGTTGTCATTGTCTTGTAAACCACATTGTGTTATAGAAAGGTAGGTGTTGGGCTGAAACAGTTTGAAATACCCTTAACGTAACGTGATATAGTTTGCTTTGAACTATTAATAGTATCATCACACCCTTTTATGtagcttcttttttcttttcatctgtATATGTGATATTTTATCGCACATCAAACATTTAATTTCGATTTGACTTTCGCCTTATTTTATGCAATGTTGTGGCCAGCAGTTTTGCACTTTCTATTTGTCAAACATTGCTTTGCTATTAACGCGTGAGATCTAAGTGTAGATATTGATACACTAATGCGTTGCATGAATGCAatacagaaaataaaaaatgggacccttttgttgtttttatcaAATGCATGCAG
Proteins encoded in this window:
- the LOC101264230 gene encoding 3-oxoacyl-[acyl-carrier-protein] synthase, mitochondrial isoform X2 — encoded protein: MVTPLGCGVETTWKRLIEGECGVRAIGPDDLKMNGFEPEVKMYTFDQLTSKVAAVVPYGSSSGEFDEQLWLNSKEHRSIARFIGYALCAADEALKDANWMPTEQNEKEQTGVSLGAGTGSISDILEASRMICEKNIRRLSPFFIPRILINMASGHVSMKYGFQGPNHSSVTACATGAHSIGDAARMIQFGDTNVMVAGGTEASIDALSIAGFCRLRALSTKYNSKPHEASRPFDCGRDGFVIGEGSGVMVLEELEHARKRGAKIYAELRGYGTSGDAHHITQPHIGGRGAVLAMTRALKQSGLHPSQVDYINAHATSTPLGDAAEANAIKCVFSDHATSGALSVSSTKGATGHLLGAAGAVEAIFTVLAIHHGVAPLTLNLSEPDPVFNGGFMPLTASKEMTIKSGLSNSFGFGGTNSCLLFTSTN
- the LOC101264230 gene encoding 3-oxoacyl-[acyl-carrier-protein] synthase, mitochondrial isoform X1; translation: MRGRRWLGFVPTGFQLRRFSSFEAPPVPPLRRVVVTGVGMVTPLGCGVETTWKRLIEGECGVRAIGPDDLKMNGFEPEVKMYTFDQLTSKVAAVVPYGSSSGEFDEQLWLNSKEHRSIARFIGYALCAADEALKDANWMPTEQNEKEQTGVSLGAGTGSISDILEASRMICEKNIRRLSPFFIPRILINMASGHVSMKYGFQGPNHSSVTACATGAHSIGDAARMIQFGDTNVMVAGGTEASIDALSIAGFCRLRALSTKYNSKPHEASRPFDCGRDGFVIGEGSGVMVLEELEHARKRGAKIYAELRGYGTSGDAHHITQPHIGGRGAVLAMTRALKQSGLHPSQVDYINAHATSTPLGDAAEANAIKCVFSDHATSGALSVSSTKGATGHLLGAAGAVEAIFTVLAIHHGVAPLTLNLSEPDPVFNGGFMPLTASKEMTIKSGLSNSFGFGGTNSCLLFTSTN